A genomic window from Slackia heliotrinireducens DSM 20476 includes:
- a CDS encoding DUF3841 domain-containing protein — protein sequence MTSDTITLFTAQTQVVLDAIERDGYSRVKWEYIRRKYADESWIFQQAYSFFAQNAPRYVTPPEGAESGIWCFCDWRLAIAGTGCSLIEMEVPRDQAVLFDSRLWNRMLNLQYIGKDEADEAAFEQRITSMGLKSSADAFATAFYPAVKREVTQSWQRLFGSAEKCPEAYIEAGLWEIRREWIKSVRNG from the coding sequence TGTTCACAGCCCAGACCCAGGTGGTTCTGGACGCCATCGAACGCGACGGCTATTCCCGCGTGAAGTGGGAATACATCCGTCGTAAGTACGCCGATGAGTCCTGGATCTTCCAGCAGGCCTATTCGTTTTTCGCCCAAAACGCGCCCCGTTACGTAACGCCTCCCGAAGGGGCCGAGTCGGGCATCTGGTGCTTCTGCGATTGGCGATTGGCGATAGCCGGCACCGGGTGCTCGCTGATCGAAATGGAAGTTCCCCGCGACCAGGCGGTGCTTTTCGACTCGCGGCTATGGAACCGCATGCTCAATTTGCAATACATCGGGAAGGACGAGGCCGACGAAGCGGCTTTCGAGCAGCGCATCACCAGCATGGGCCTCAAGAGCTCGGCCGACGCTTTCGCCACGGCCTTCTACCCCGCAGTCAAGCGCGAAGTCACACAAAGCTGGCAGCGCCTGTTCGGTTCTGCCGAGAAATGTCCAGAGGCCTACATCGAAGCAGGCCTCTGGGAAATTCGTCGTGAATGGATCAAATCCGTACGGAACGGATAA
- the selD gene encoding selenide, water dikinase SelD, which translates to MDVPKEGEKVRLTNYTCHGGUAAKWAPGELEEILSQIAQPPMDEDVMLGFETSDDCAVYKLRDDLVAVLTLDFFTPVVDDPYEFGCIAASNALSDVFAMGVKPLAALNILAFPVALGTSVVAEVMRGGSDKVREAGAFIVGGHSIDDDEPKYGLAVFGTAHPDEILRNGGAVSGDVLYYSKPIGMGIMNSAFAAKMEDDQSMRPAIEAMMELNRYAAEAFEGLDVHACTDVTGFGLAGHLHEMLEPSKMAAILDWDNLPLFDGVYNYSAIGCRPGRSYDVQEWAEEFVRKGTLSEEEYNTRMGVLCDPQTSGGLLLALPPEQGPAYEAKFEELLGRKPARIGEVTDGPTGTIFIR; encoded by the coding sequence ATGGACGTCCCTAAAGAAGGAGAGAAAGTCCGGCTCACAAACTACACCTGCCACGGTGGCTGAGCCGCCAAGTGGGCTCCGGGTGAGCTAGAAGAAATCCTGTCCCAAATCGCCCAACCTCCGATGGACGAAGACGTTATGCTCGGCTTCGAGACCAGCGACGACTGCGCGGTATACAAGCTGCGCGACGACCTGGTCGCTGTGCTGACGCTCGACTTCTTCACGCCGGTGGTGGATGACCCCTACGAGTTCGGCTGCATCGCGGCCAGCAACGCGCTTTCGGACGTGTTCGCCATGGGCGTCAAGCCTCTGGCGGCGTTGAACATCCTGGCGTTCCCCGTGGCGCTGGGCACCAGCGTGGTGGCCGAAGTGATGCGCGGCGGTTCCGATAAGGTGCGCGAAGCAGGCGCCTTCATCGTCGGCGGGCACTCCATCGATGACGATGAGCCCAAATACGGCCTGGCCGTGTTCGGCACCGCGCATCCCGACGAGATCCTGCGCAACGGCGGCGCTGTTTCCGGCGACGTGCTGTACTACTCCAAACCCATCGGCATGGGCATCATGAACTCGGCGTTTGCCGCCAAGATGGAAGACGACCAGAGCATGCGCCCCGCCATCGAGGCCATGATGGAGCTCAATCGCTATGCGGCCGAGGCGTTCGAGGGTCTGGACGTGCACGCCTGCACCGACGTGACCGGTTTCGGTCTGGCGGGCCATCTGCATGAGATGCTCGAGCCCAGCAAGATGGCTGCGATTCTCGATTGGGACAACCTGCCCCTGTTCGACGGCGTGTACAACTACTCCGCAATCGGCTGCCGCCCCGGCCGCAGCTACGACGTGCAGGAGTGGGCGGAGGAGTTCGTCCGCAAAGGCACGCTCTCCGAAGAGGAATACAACACCCGCATGGGCGTGCTCTGCGACCCGCAGACGTCCGGCGGCCTGCTGCTGGCGCTGCCTCCCGAGCAGGGCCCTGCCTACGAGGCCAAGTTCGAAGAGCTGCTCGGTCGCAAGCCCGCCCGCATCGGCGAAGTGACCGACGGCCCCACCGGCACCATCTTCATCCGTTAG
- a CDS encoding MBL fold metallo-hydrolase — MDRITSTCVSVTRLVMGMIDNNVYIVDDGEGCFIVDPTCDPDTIMEAVGDRKVNAIVLTHGHWDHVGAAHALREATGAEVICSAIEEPYINGEKSFDEYTRCDPCSIDRTVADGDVLEIGDVQLKVIATPGHTPGGICLYTAPTKDRPGYPVVFSGDTLFAGTHGRVDFEEGNIDDMRESLVKLSYLPPETVVMPGHNGLTAIARELGWLKICRL; from the coding sequence ATGGACAGAATTACAAGTACCTGCGTGTCGGTGACACGATTGGTCATGGGGATGATCGACAACAACGTTTACATCGTCGATGACGGTGAAGGCTGCTTCATCGTCGACCCGACCTGCGACCCCGATACCATCATGGAAGCCGTCGGCGACCGCAAGGTCAACGCGATTGTTTTGACGCATGGCCATTGGGATCACGTTGGCGCCGCCCATGCATTGCGTGAAGCGACGGGGGCCGAAGTGATCTGCAGTGCGATTGAAGAGCCTTATATCAACGGCGAAAAGTCGTTCGACGAGTACACCCGTTGCGACCCGTGTTCGATCGACCGCACGGTGGCTGATGGTGACGTTCTGGAAATCGGAGACGTGCAGCTCAAGGTTATCGCAACGCCAGGCCATACGCCAGGCGGCATCTGCCTGTATACGGCTCCGACAAAGGACAGGCCGGGATACCCTGTGGTCTTCTCCGGCGACACCCTGTTCGCAGGAACGCACGGTCGCGTGGACTTTGAAGAGGGCAACATCGACGACATGCGCGAATCGTTGGTGAAACTTTCGTACCTGCCGCCTGAAACGGTGGTCATGCCCGGTCACAATGGGTTGACCGCGATAGCTCGTGAACTCGGGTGGCTGAAGATCTGCCGCTTGTAA
- a CDS encoding radical SAM protein produces MDYEGRICRTPGERASYKLPISVGCPYNACAFCDLFKDLQYRELPIEQVEMELARVHDLGGKPERIMLGDGNAFYMDFERLKEIILLIERYLPSCTFISSDASIPSIAAKTDEELAWLAEHNYKLVYIGIESGLDDVLDFMLKDHDNAECREQIARLHAAGIEYGAHIMTGVAGAGRGLENARATAALLNETRPVSVCNFSMGVSPTTTLGKWAKEGRFTPAPVLECLEEERELISLLDIPVHFEGFHFDYDREKASCPECTGDTAEFNDFITAWTHTHGELPKDRKNLLEQIDHALAVR; encoded by the coding sequence ATGGATTACGAGGGTCGCATCTGCCGCACACCCGGAGAGCGCGCGTCGTACAAGCTTCCCATCTCCGTCGGATGCCCGTACAACGCCTGTGCTTTCTGCGACTTGTTCAAGGACTTGCAATACCGCGAGCTTCCCATCGAGCAGGTCGAAATGGAACTGGCCCGCGTTCACGACCTTGGAGGCAAGCCCGAACGCATCATGTTGGGCGATGGCAACGCCTTCTACATGGATTTCGAACGGCTGAAGGAAATCATCCTGCTCATCGAGCGGTACCTTCCCTCCTGCACGTTCATCTCAAGCGACGCCTCGATTCCCTCCATCGCCGCCAAGACCGATGAAGAACTTGCCTGGCTCGCCGAGCATAACTACAAGCTGGTCTACATCGGCATCGAGTCCGGCTTGGACGACGTGCTGGACTTCATGCTGAAGGACCACGACAATGCCGAATGCCGCGAGCAGATCGCGCGGCTGCATGCGGCGGGTATCGAATACGGTGCCCACATCATGACGGGCGTGGCCGGCGCAGGTCGCGGGTTGGAAAACGCCCGCGCCACCGCAGCCCTGCTCAACGAGACGCGCCCCGTTTCGGTCTGCAACTTCTCCATGGGCGTCTCCCCCACTACCACCTTGGGCAAATGGGCGAAAGAGGGACGGTTCACCCCTGCCCCGGTGCTCGAATGCCTTGAGGAAGAGCGGGAACTCATCTCCCTGCTCGACATCCCCGTGCATTTCGAAGGCTTCCATTTCGACTACGACCGGGAGAAGGCAAGCTGCCCCGAATGCACTGGCGACACCGCAGAGTTCAACGACTTCATCACGGCATGGACGCATACCCACGGGGAACTTCCGAAAGACCGCAAGAACCTGCTCGAGCAGATAGACCACGCGCTTGCCGTTCGCTAA
- a CDS encoding BCCT family transporter translates to MNKDEFKNPVFLISLILCAIMAVCAIALNPQFTAVSNAVFSFLTVDFGWLYLIAMLSFVIFVIAIACTKWGKIKLGPDDSEPEYSTTSWFAMLFGCGMGVGLVFWGIAEPISHYAGPMAGIEPMTPEAANFAMSASFMHWGIHPWANYAVIGLALAYFMFRKGKTALISNALLPVLGEKNAKGWLGKLIDILAVFATMAGVVTSLGLGVLQINAGLNYMFGVPSNLVVQIIIILVISVIFIGSAVLGIEKGISKVSDLNLIIAVCVLIVCFLVGPKIDILNNLIGGLGDYVNTFFQSSLGLTGYGDNSWTLGWRIFYWAWWIAWAPFVGVFIARISKGRTVREFIIGVVFIPAIGSILWFAVFGSLGLTLANTGAIDAETVAAIAASPETGLFLVLGKYPLGMIISIVILVLICTFFITSANSGTFVLGMLSSNGNMNPPNSKKILWGIVMTAMAIGLLMAGGLKPLQTISIAAAFPFIFIMIAAMASVVKGLSHDADTPNVGDPDFVPEQIEG, encoded by the coding sequence ATGAATAAAGACGAATTTAAGAATCCGGTATTTCTTATTTCTCTGATTCTTTGTGCGATTATGGCTGTGTGTGCCATTGCCCTCAACCCGCAATTCACCGCAGTTTCCAATGCAGTGTTCAGCTTCCTCACCGTCGACTTTGGATGGCTGTACCTGATTGCCATGCTCTCCTTCGTTATCTTCGTCATCGCGATTGCATGCACGAAGTGGGGCAAGATTAAGCTTGGTCCGGATGACTCCGAGCCTGAGTACTCCACCACGTCCTGGTTCGCAATGCTGTTCGGCTGCGGCATGGGCGTCGGCCTGGTGTTCTGGGGCATCGCTGAGCCCATCAGCCACTATGCTGGCCCCATGGCCGGTATCGAGCCCATGACTCCGGAAGCCGCCAACTTCGCAATGAGCGCTTCGTTCATGCACTGGGGCATCCATCCTTGGGCTAACTACGCTGTTATCGGCCTGGCTCTTGCTTACTTCATGTTCCGCAAGGGCAAGACCGCTCTGATCAGCAACGCTCTTCTGCCTGTTCTGGGCGAGAAGAACGCCAAGGGCTGGCTGGGCAAGCTCATCGACATCCTGGCCGTTTTCGCTACCATGGCTGGCGTCGTCACCTCTCTGGGTCTCGGCGTTCTCCAAATCAACGCTGGTCTGAACTACATGTTCGGTGTTCCGAGCAACCTGGTCGTTCAGATCATCATCATCCTCGTGATTTCCGTCATCTTCATCGGCTCCGCAGTTCTCGGTATTGAGAAGGGCATCTCCAAGGTCTCCGACCTCAACCTGATCATCGCCGTCTGCGTGCTGATTGTGTGCTTCCTCGTTGGCCCGAAGATCGACATCCTCAACAACCTCATCGGTGGTCTGGGCGACTATGTCAACACCTTCTTCCAGAGCTCTCTCGGCCTGACCGGTTACGGCGATAACAGCTGGACGCTCGGCTGGCGCATCTTCTACTGGGCTTGGTGGATTGCTTGGGCACCCTTCGTCGGCGTGTTCATCGCCCGTATTTCCAAGGGCCGCACCGTCCGTGAATTCATCATCGGCGTTGTGTTCATCCCGGCTATCGGTTCCATCCTCTGGTTCGCAGTGTTCGGTTCTCTGGGCCTGACCCTCGCCAACACCGGCGCCATCGACGCCGAGACCGTTGCTGCCATCGCTGCTTCGCCTGAGACCGGCCTGTTCCTGGTCCTCGGCAAGTACCCGCTGGGCATGATCATCTCCATCGTCATCCTGGTTCTGATCTGCACCTTCTTCATCACGTCCGCCAACTCTGGCACGTTCGTTCTGGGCATGCTGTCCTCCAACGGCAACATGAACCCGCCCAACAGCAAGAAGATCCTGTGGGGCATCGTGATGACTGCTATGGCTATCGGTCTTCTGATGGCCGGCGGCCTGAAGCCGCTGCAGACCATCTCCATTGCCGCAGCATTCCCGTTCATCTTCATCATGATTGCTGCTATGGCATCTGTGGTCAAGGGTCTGTCTCACGACGCGGATACGCCCAACGTTGGCGATCCGGACTTCGTCCCCGAGCAGATCGAGGGCTAA
- a CDS encoding glycine/betaine/sarcosine/D-proline family reductase selenoprotein B: protein MTKKVIYYVNQFFGGIGGEDTADFEPEIREGQVGPAVAANGQLKDAEITHTIICGDNFMGSNTEEALSRILGFLEDKEFDLLIAGPAFQAGRYGVACGNVCKAVGEKFGVPTVTSMNVENPGVEMFKKDTYIMDGANAAAKMRKDLKNLVGFANKLLSGEPLQGAEIEGYFPRGIRHEIYLEDKHENTAAYRGVQMLIKKIKGEPFQTELVVPVKDVVEPAAPVNLSEAVIAMITTGGIVPVDNPDRIQSASATRWGRYNIEGVDKLPNRASGGYKTIHAGFDPAAADADPNVIMPIDAMRQLEKEGKFARLHNYFYSTVGTGTTESEAARMAEEMIPYLKEDGVNAIILGSTUGTCTRCGATMVKVFERAGFPIVHMCNLIPVSTTVGANRMVPTISIPYPLGDPNTLPEEQWKLRYHRCGVAVDALATPVEGQTVFKVKI, encoded by the coding sequence ATGACCAAGAAAGTTATTTACTACGTGAATCAGTTCTTCGGCGGCATCGGCGGTGAGGACACTGCTGATTTCGAGCCGGAAATCCGCGAAGGCCAGGTCGGCCCTGCCGTGGCAGCCAATGGCCAGCTCAAGGATGCTGAGATCACTCACACCATCATCTGCGGTGACAACTTCATGGGTTCCAACACCGAAGAGGCACTGTCCCGCATCCTTGGCTTCCTCGAGGACAAGGAATTCGACCTGCTGATCGCCGGTCCTGCATTCCAGGCAGGCCGTTACGGCGTCGCATGCGGCAACGTGTGCAAGGCTGTCGGCGAGAAGTTCGGCGTTCCCACCGTCACTTCGATGAACGTCGAGAACCCCGGCGTTGAGATGTTCAAGAAGGACACCTACATCATGGACGGCGCCAACGCCGCTGCCAAGATGCGCAAGGACCTCAAGAACCTGGTTGGCTTCGCCAACAAGCTGCTCTCCGGCGAGCCCCTGCAGGGCGCCGAGATTGAGGGCTACTTCCCCCGTGGCATCCGTCACGAGATTTATCTCGAGGACAAGCATGAGAACACCGCTGCTTACCGTGGCGTTCAGATGCTGATCAAGAAGATCAAGGGTGAGCCCTTCCAGACCGAGCTCGTCGTTCCCGTCAAGGACGTCGTCGAGCCCGCTGCTCCGGTCAACCTGAGCGAAGCCGTTATCGCCATGATCACCACCGGCGGTATCGTCCCGGTCGACAACCCCGACCGCATCCAGTCCGCTTCCGCTACCCGTTGGGGCCGTTACAACATCGAGGGTGTTGACAAGCTCCCCAACCGTGCTTCCGGCGGCTACAAGACGATTCATGCAGGCTTCGACCCCGCTGCGGCCGACGCCGACCCGAACGTCATCATGCCTATCGACGCTATGCGTCAGCTGGAGAAGGAAGGCAAGTTCGCTCGCCTGCACAACTACTTCTACTCTACGGTCGGCACCGGCACCACTGAGTCCGAGGCTGCCCGTATGGCCGAGGAAATGATTCCGTACCTCAAGGAGGACGGTGTTAACGCCATTATCCTCGGCAGCACTTGAGGCACTTGTACTCGTTGCGGTGCAACGATGGTTAAAGTGTTCGAGCGCGCTGGTTTCCCGATCGTCCATATGTGCAACCTGATCCCGGTTTCGACCACGGTTGGCGCAAACAGGATGGTCCCGACCATCTCGATTCCGTATCCTCTGGGCGACCCCAACACGCTGCCTGAAGAGCAGTGGAAGCTGCGCTATCATCGCTGCGGCGTCGCCGTTGATGCGCTTGCTACGCCCGTCGAGGGCCAGACCGTCTTCAAGGTCAAGATCTAA
- a CDS encoding glycine/sarcosine/betaine reductase component B subunit, translating into MKLTIGNVYVKDVCLGTENSFVDGILTINKDDAIAYLKEEDDHITDLDIVIAHPGDDTRIVPVIETIEPRVRMDGRCLFPGVTGELEPCGDGDLKAFKGCCVTVVGKEWGSFGDGVIDMGGEGAKHTYWSKLINICLVGDTDEEFERHEQQKCNHALRWAGHRFAEYIGKIAKDLEPADTEVYEFDPVLKRDDARKDLPNVAIVLQPQSQMEALGYNDLLYGWDMNRYLPSFISPTEIFDGCIISGSFMPASSKWSTYEFQNFPTIKEMFKYDGIEYNFVGVIMSNLNVALDQKERSAIMVRNIALNLGVDYAIVTEEGYGNPDTDYVRCQVILEDAGIPVVGISNESDGRDGAGQPLVVMDEKTNALVSTGNVGELTELPACATVIGNLEAMNRDGMSGSWGYDEILGKSARDDGSIIMEDNNWFCGDHIAGFSIKTMREV; encoded by the coding sequence ATGAAGCTAACCATTGGCAATGTGTACGTGAAAGACGTCTGCCTTGGTACTGAGAATTCCTTCGTTGACGGAATTCTGACGATCAACAAAGACGACGCCATTGCGTACCTGAAGGAAGAGGACGACCATATCACCGATCTTGATATCGTCATCGCTCATCCGGGTGATGACACGCGTATCGTTCCGGTTATCGAGACTATTGAGCCGCGCGTCCGCATGGACGGCCGCTGCCTGTTCCCTGGCGTTACCGGCGAGCTCGAGCCCTGCGGCGACGGCGATCTGAAGGCCTTCAAGGGCTGCTGCGTCACCGTTGTTGGTAAAGAGTGGGGTTCCTTCGGCGACGGCGTCATCGACATGGGTGGCGAAGGTGCCAAGCACACCTACTGGTCCAAGCTCATCAACATCTGCCTGGTCGGCGACACCGACGAGGAGTTCGAGCGTCACGAGCAGCAGAAGTGCAACCATGCTCTGCGCTGGGCCGGCCATCGTTTCGCCGAGTACATCGGCAAGATCGCCAAGGACCTCGAGCCCGCTGACACCGAAGTCTACGAGTTCGACCCCGTCCTGAAGCGCGACGATGCCCGCAAGGATCTGCCGAACGTCGCTATCGTTCTGCAGCCCCAGTCCCAGATGGAAGCCCTGGGCTACAACGACCTGCTGTATGGCTGGGATATGAACCGCTACCTGCCCAGCTTCATCAGCCCCACCGAGATCTTCGACGGCTGCATCATCTCCGGCTCGTTCATGCCTGCTTCCTCCAAGTGGTCGACCTATGAGTTCCAGAACTTCCCGACCATCAAGGAAATGTTCAAGTATGACGGCATCGAGTACAACTTCGTCGGCGTCATCATGTCCAACCTGAACGTTGCTCTCGATCAGAAAGAGCGCTCCGCAATCATGGTGCGCAACATCGCTCTGAACCTCGGCGTTGACTACGCAATCGTCACCGAAGAGGGCTACGGCAACCCCGACACCGACTACGTCCGCTGCCAGGTCATCCTGGAGGACGCCGGCATCCCCGTCGTCGGCATCTCCAACGAGTCCGACGGCCGCGACGGCGCTGGCCAGCCGCTGGTTGTTATGGACGAGAAGACCAACGCTCTGGTCTCCACCGGCAACGTGGGCGAGCTCACCGAGCTTCCCGCTTGCGCCACCGTCATCGGCAACCTCGAAGCCATGAACCGCGACGGCATGTCCGGCTCCTGGGGCTATGACGAGATCCTGGGCAAGTCCGCCCGCGACGACGGCTCCATCATCATGGAAGACAACAACTGGTTCTGCGGAGACCACATCGCTGGCTTCTCCATCAAGACCATGCGTGAAGTGTAA
- a CDS encoding acyl-CoA dehydratase activase, translated as MRIGIDIGSTAAKAAVLDGDEIAYTVVVPTGFNGVDAAMRLADDLAAWGLDPRTCQDDVVATGYGRVSVPYAGKTVTEITCHGRGAAYLFGDNGTVIDVGGQDTKVIQLANGKVRKFVMNDKCAAGTGKFLEVIADRMGATQEELARLASQGEPTQISSMCTVFAESEVISLIGKGEPRENIANGVIESVIVKVASLANNLVAGDVYLTGGLCENEYVIDRLSKNLGVPVTTNARARFAGAIGAALSV; from the coding sequence ATGAGAATCGGAATCGATATCGGTTCGACGGCGGCCAAGGCGGCTGTGCTTGACGGGGACGAAATCGCCTACACGGTGGTCGTCCCGACCGGGTTCAACGGCGTGGATGCCGCGATGCGTCTGGCCGACGATCTGGCAGCGTGGGGCTTGGACCCCCGTACCTGTCAGGATGACGTGGTGGCCACGGGTTACGGACGCGTTTCGGTGCCTTATGCCGGCAAGACCGTTACCGAGATCACGTGCCACGGCCGCGGCGCCGCCTATCTGTTCGGCGACAACGGCACTGTCATCGACGTCGGCGGTCAGGACACGAAAGTCATCCAGCTGGCAAACGGCAAGGTGCGCAAGTTCGTCATGAACGACAAGTGCGCCGCCGGTACCGGCAAGTTCCTCGAGGTCATCGCTGACCGCATGGGTGCGACGCAGGAAGAACTCGCGCGCCTCGCTTCCCAGGGCGAGCCGACGCAGATTTCCAGCATGTGCACCGTATTCGCCGAGTCCGAGGTCATTTCGCTCATCGGCAAGGGCGAACCGCGCGAGAACATCGCGAACGGCGTCATCGAATCCGTCATTGTGAAAGTGGCCTCGCTTGCAAACAACCTGGTGGCGGGCGACGTTTACCTGACGGGCGGCCTGTGCGAAAACGAGTACGTGATTGACCGTCTGTCCAAGAACCTCGGAGTCCCCGTGACGACGAACGCTCGCGCCCGTTTCGCGGGAGCGATCGGAGCGGCTCTTTCCGTCTAA
- a CDS encoding DUF3343 domain-containing protein — MRAKTPKAVVTFATTSDAMAMEAAARTHGIPGRLIPVPSEIDAGCGLSWSAEASEREELLAAIAQHNIAHQGIYEVSMY, encoded by the coding sequence ATGCGGGCGAAAACACCGAAAGCAGTGGTGACGTTCGCCACGACGTCCGACGCCATGGCGATGGAGGCCGCTGCGCGCACGCACGGCATTCCCGGGCGCCTCATTCCGGTGCCTTCCGAAATCGACGCCGGCTGCGGCCTTTCCTGGAGCGCCGAAGCGAGCGAGCGTGAAGAGCTTCTTGCTGCAATCGCACAGCACAATATTGCCCACCAGGGCATTTACGAAGTCTCAATGTACTAG
- a CDS encoding aminotransferase class V-fold PLP-dependent enzyme translates to MIYFDNAATTMLKPPAVAEAVARAITSFGGVGRGVHEASLDAGMTVFMARQKISDLFGGPGPKQVAFTSNVTEALNIVVYGLMQPGDHAVTTAASHNSVLRPLFRLQDEGQADLTVVPIAPDGGIDYDEFEAAFGPKTKLAVIGHASNLTGDVYDIARMADIAHAHGALIVVDAAQTAGTVPIDMAAQHLDVVCFTGHKSLFGPQGTGGMCVAEGIDIKAIKVGGSGTHSYDRVHPDFMPEHLEAGTLNAHGLAGLLAGLTYIEEKGVDAVHEKTCALADRFEAGVKDIPGIKIYGGGASGRTGIVALNLADVDSSLVSDLLNTQFEICTRAGAHCAPLMHMAIGTEQQGAVRFSFSHLNTEEEVDAGIAALKEIAQEVC, encoded by the coding sequence GTGATTTACTTCGACAATGCGGCTACAACCATGTTGAAGCCGCCTGCGGTCGCCGAGGCGGTGGCCCGCGCCATCACGTCTTTCGGTGGTGTGGGGCGTGGCGTGCACGAAGCGTCTCTCGATGCGGGCATGACGGTGTTCATGGCGCGCCAGAAAATATCCGACCTGTTCGGCGGACCGGGTCCGAAGCAAGTCGCATTCACCAGCAATGTGACCGAGGCGCTCAACATCGTGGTGTACGGCCTCATGCAGCCTGGCGACCACGCTGTCACCACGGCGGCCTCGCACAATTCGGTGCTCCGCCCGCTGTTCAGGCTTCAGGACGAAGGTCAGGCCGACCTTACGGTCGTCCCCATCGCACCTGACGGCGGCATCGACTACGACGAGTTCGAGGCGGCGTTCGGTCCCAAGACCAAGCTGGCAGTCATCGGCCATGCGTCCAATCTGACCGGCGATGTGTACGACATCGCCCGCATGGCGGACATCGCCCATGCCCATGGGGCTCTTATCGTGGTGGATGCGGCCCAGACCGCAGGCACCGTGCCCATCGACATGGCGGCCCAGCATCTTGACGTCGTGTGCTTCACCGGGCACAAGAGCCTGTTCGGACCTCAGGGTACGGGCGGCATGTGCGTGGCCGAAGGCATCGACATCAAGGCGATCAAGGTCGGCGGCTCCGGCACGCACAGCTACGACCGCGTGCATCCCGACTTCATGCCCGAGCATCTCGAGGCAGGCACCCTCAACGCCCATGGTCTGGCGGGCCTTCTGGCCGGTCTTACCTATATAGAAGAGAAGGGCGTGGATGCCGTGCACGAGAAGACCTGCGCCCTTGCGGATCGTTTCGAGGCAGGCGTGAAGGACATTCCCGGCATCAAGATCTACGGCGGCGGGGCAAGCGGACGCACGGGCATCGTTGCCCTCAACCTGGCCGACGTGGACTCTTCGCTCGTATCCGACCTGCTCAACACGCAGTTTGAGATCTGCACCCGCGCGGGTGCCCACTGCGCTCCGCTGATGCATATGGCCATCGGCACCGAGCAGCAAGGCGCGGTGCGCTTCAGTTTCTCCCATCTGAACACCGAAGAGGAAGTCGACGCCGGCATTGCGGCGCTTAAGGAAATCGCACAGGAGGTTTGCTAA
- the yedF gene encoding sulfurtransferase-like selenium metabolism protein YedF: MEFTVDAMGEKCPVPVVKAKQAMSTFDEGTLEVLVDNETSVKNLLSFAKSQKCEATSEQLAEEKFSVKIVKTAESVAALAAETAAGGAGIGPRVVVVPSNVMGHGDEELGGVLIKAFIFALTQQDELPETVLFYNGGVKLTCEGSPCLDDLKKLADAGVEIISCGTCLKHYDIEDKLAVGEVSNMYVIVEKQMKAGVVVRA; encoded by the coding sequence ATGGAATTTACCGTTGACGCAATGGGCGAGAAGTGCCCCGTGCCCGTAGTGAAGGCCAAGCAGGCCATGTCTACGTTTGACGAAGGCACGCTCGAGGTCCTCGTTGACAACGAGACCTCGGTGAAGAACCTGCTGAGCTTCGCCAAGTCCCAGAAGTGCGAAGCCACTTCCGAGCAGCTGGCCGAAGAGAAGTTCTCGGTCAAGATCGTGAAGACCGCCGAGAGCGTTGCCGCGCTGGCCGCCGAGACCGCTGCTGGCGGAGCAGGCATCGGCCCCCGCGTCGTCGTGGTGCCGTCCAATGTCATGGGCCATGGTGACGAAGAGCTGGGCGGCGTGCTGATCAAGGCGTTCATCTTCGCTCTCACGCAGCAGGACGAGCTGCCCGAAACCGTTCTGTTCTACAACGGCGGCGTCAAGCTGACCTGCGAAGGCTCGCCCTGCCTGGACGACCTGAAGAAGCTGGCCGACGCCGGCGTGGAGATCATCTCCTGCGGCACCTGCCTGAAGCACTACGACATCGAGGACAAGCTGGCTGTCGGCGAAGTGTCCAACATGTACGTCATCGTTGAGAAGCAGATGAAGGCCGGCGTTGTTGTTCGCGCTTAA
- a CDS encoding DUF3343 domain-containing protein: protein MELSERIEQAKQEHPGVRIDCYVLFSSHTDAMQLYELVRGEGLGARISTTPRQARSCCGVALLVDCDEACQIEGIAHDNGVPIENIVPLPNQINPNRDVYC from the coding sequence ATGGAGCTAAGCGAGCGTATAGAACAAGCAAAGCAGGAGCACCCTGGAGTAAGGATTGACTGCTACGTGTTGTTTTCGAGCCATACCGACGCAATGCAGCTGTATGAGCTGGTTCGCGGCGAAGGGCTCGGCGCTCGCATTTCCACAACGCCGCGTCAAGCGCGTTCGTGCTGCGGCGTGGCGTTGCTGGTTGATTGCGACGAAGCCTGCCAGATTGAAGGAATCGCCCATGACAACGGGGTGCCTATCGAGAACATCGTTCCGCTCCCCAATCAAATAAATCCTAACCGCGATGTATATTGCTAG